A window from Citrus sinensis cultivar Valencia sweet orange chromosome 5, DVS_A1.0, whole genome shotgun sequence encodes these proteins:
- the LOC102624578 gene encoding U-box domain-containing protein 4-like, with the protein METENRVNFTYMGTSYGDVDDDSSAFSECNSDRSGEFPTASSESRRLLMACVSENSDDLIRQLVADLESCSINDQKQAAMEIRLLAKNKSENRLKIAKAGAVKPLVSLISSSDPQVQEYGVTAILNLSLCDENKQLIASSGAIKPLVRSLKTGTSTAKENAACALLRLSQLEENKILIGRSGAIPPLVSLLENGGVRGKKDASTALYSLCSGKENKIRAVQAGAMKPLVELMADFSSNMVDKSAYVMSLLVTLSEAKTSLVEEGGIPVLVEIIEVGTQRQKEIAVAILLQVCEESVVYRTLVAREGAIPPLVALSQSGTNRAKQKAEALIELLRQPRSGNAAARASDVSV; encoded by the exons ATGGAGACGGAAAATCGTGTGAATTTCACGTATATGGGGACAAGCTATGGTGATGTGGATGATGATTCGTCTGCTTTCAGTGAGTGTAACAGCGACAGATCCGGTGAATTTCCGACGGCGTCGTCCGAGAGCCGGAGACTTTTAATGGCGTGTGTTTCGGAGAACTCCGATGATCTGATTCGCCAGCTCGTTGCAGATCTTGAGTCCTGTTCGATTAACGATCAAAAACAAGCCGCCATGGAAATCAGACTTTTGGCCAAGAACAAGTCAGAGAATCGCTTAAAAATCGCCAAAGCAGGTGCTGTTAAGCCGTTAGTTTCGTTAATCTCATCGTCTGATCCTCAGGTTCAAGAGTACGGAGTTACAGCTATTTTGAATCTGTCTCTGTGCGACGAGAACAAGCAATTGATAGCTTCATCAGGAGCGATAAAGCCGCTCGTTAGATCATTAAAAACAGGTACATCAACGGCTAAGGAGAACGCAGCTTGTGCTCTACTTCGTTTATCACAATTAGAAGAGAATAAAATCTTAATCGGACGGTCAGGAGCGATTCCACCTCTAGTCAGCCTTCTCGAAAACGGAGGTGTTCGCGGGAAAAAGGACGCATCAACGGCTTTATACTCACTCTGTTCTGGGAAGGAGAACAAAATCAGGGCCGTCCAAGCGGGAGCCATGAAACCGTTGGTGGAATTGATGGCTGATTTCAGTTCAAACATGGTTGACAAGTCCGCATATGTCATGAGCTTGCTAGTTACGTTATCGGAGGCGAAAACGTCGTTGGTTGAGGAAGGTGGGATACCTGTGTTAGTGGAGATTATAGAAGTGGGGACACAGAGGCAGAAGGAAATCGCGGTGGCTATATTGTTGCAGGTTTGCGAGGAAAGTGTGGTGTACCGTACTCTGGTGGCCCGCGAAGGAGCGATCCCTCCCTTGGTCGCTTTGTCACAGTCCGGCACTAATCGCGCCAAGCAAAAG GCGGAGGCACTGATAGAGCTTCTGCGGCAACCAAGGTCTGGCAACGCCGCTGCAAGAGCGTCAGATGTGTCAGTATGA
- the LOC102624852 gene encoding F-box/kelch-repeat protein At5g43190, which translates to MVPKRREMDPAIWSRLPEDLLDHVLSFLPPKMLLKLRSTCKHFNSLLFSPSFLSKTKCSSSAFSCFILLSHPQCYDQYPLYDSTHGTWRRLSLPYSLLLPSAATLLSSSKGLLCFSLPSSSSFLVCNLVTLSSRTIDFPTYPFDFELLTLVSTPSGYKIFMLFAKSFPNYAFVYDSTDQSWSKFDIDGFPLTILSQSSHQEGVFYKGSLYFTTPEPFSIVRFDLENGIWETPNDANDHMTMMLPHELTFFRLVNDGEESNRLYLIGGVGRNGISTTMKLWELGCGGNWIEVERVPEMMCRKFMSVCYHNYDHVYCFWHQGMICVCCYTWPEILYYNVARRTWHWLPSCPSLPHKWSCGFRWFSFLPHLYALV; encoded by the coding sequence atggtcccaaaaagaagagaaatggATCCTGCAATTTGGAGCAGATTGCCAGAGGATTTGCTAGATCATGTGCTGTCTTTCTTACCTCCCAAAATGTTGCTGAAATTGAGATCGACTTGTAAGCATTTcaattctcttttattttcaccTTCTTTTCTCTCTAAAACTAAATGCTCTTCTTCAGCTTTCTCTTGTTTCATATTGCTGTCTCACCCGCAGTGTTATGATCAATACCCTCTTTATGACTCCACTCATGGAACCTGGCGCAGGTTATCTCTCCCCTACTCTCTCTTGCTACCCAGCGCTGCTACTCTTTTATCTTCATCTAAAGGGCTGCTTTGCTTTTCCCTTCCCAGCTcatcttcttttcttgtttgcAACCTTGTTACCCTATCTTCAAGAACCATCGACTTTCCCACCTACCCTTTTGACTTTGAGTTGCTCACTTTGGTTTCCACACCATCTGGTTACAAAATCTTCATGCTTTTCGCAAaatcttttccaaattatgCTTTTGTTTATGATTCCACGGACCAATcttggtcaaaatttgatattgatGGTTTCCCGTTGACGATCCTTAGTCAAAGTAGCCATCAAGAAGGCGTGTTCTATAAAGGGTCACTGTATTTCACAACCCCAGAGCCATTCTCGATAGTGCGCTTTGATTTGGAAAATGGCATATGGGAGACACCCAATGATGCTAATGACCATATGACTATGATGCTACCCCATGAGCTTACCTTTTTTAGGCTGGTGAATGATGGTGAAGAAAGCAATAGATTGTATTTGATTGGTGGGGTTGGAAGAAATGGGATCTCAACGACTATGAAATTATGGGAACTGGGATGTGGGGGGAATTGGATTGAAGTTGAGAGAGTGCCTGAAATGATGTGTAGGAAATTCATGTCGGTTTGTTATCACAATTATGATCACGTGTATTGCTTTTGGCATCAGGGGATGATCTGTGTTTGCTGCTACACATGGCCTGAGATTTTGTACTACAATGTTGCTAGAAGGACTTGGCATTGGCTACCCTCATGCCCTTCTTTGCCTCACAAATGGAGTTGTGGCTTCAGGTGGTTCTCTTTTCTTCCACACTTGTATGCTTTggtttga